A stretch of Endozoicomonas sp. SCSIO W0465 DNA encodes these proteins:
- the cdd gene encoding cytidine deaminase: MNHKAFQDQLAQFPVNAADILQQLVHQQGRLEPEQVNELKGLMELTSENLLKALFPLAASMSTCPISHFSVGAIVEGFRSEGQGPVYLGANLETAGQPLKMTIHAEQAAICNAWHQGETRLCRLIVNEAPCGHCRQFMNELHGINQMDILVSPLDSGQQRQYRISNLLPDAFGPGDLKQSTRLMSPSQLSFESPNPVDKLVNAATEAARRSYAPYSGCHSGIALLIDNGDIVSGRYAENAAFNPGMTAVEAALVNLRLSSLAENQGKVIDAVLVERQAPISHQGVTASIISHIGAELRYFVV; the protein is encoded by the coding sequence ATGAATCACAAGGCTTTTCAGGATCAACTGGCTCAATTCCCGGTTAATGCTGCTGATATTCTGCAACAATTGGTCCACCAGCAGGGCCGACTTGAGCCAGAACAAGTAAATGAGCTTAAGGGCCTGATGGAGTTGACATCTGAGAATCTTCTGAAGGCACTGTTTCCGCTTGCGGCATCCATGAGTACCTGCCCGATTTCACACTTTTCCGTTGGTGCGATTGTGGAAGGCTTTCGCTCAGAAGGACAAGGTCCTGTCTATCTGGGTGCAAACCTGGAAACAGCAGGGCAACCATTAAAAATGACCATTCATGCCGAACAGGCAGCCATCTGTAATGCCTGGCATCAGGGTGAAACCCGACTGTGCCGTCTGATAGTCAATGAAGCCCCCTGTGGTCACTGCCGACAGTTTATGAACGAACTCCATGGGATCAACCAGATGGATATCCTGGTCAGTCCACTCGATAGTGGCCAACAGCGGCAATACAGAATCTCAAACCTGCTTCCCGATGCTTTTGGTCCCGGAGATCTGAAACAAAGCACTCGACTGATGAGCCCATCACAGCTCTCATTTGAAAGTCCGAATCCTGTCGACAAGCTGGTCAACGCAGCAACTGAAGCAGCCCGGAGGAGTTATGCGCCTTATTCCGGTTGTCACTCAGGCATAGCTCTTCTTATAGATAATGGAGATATAGTTTCTGGTAGATATGCTGAGAATGCAGCATTCAACCCGGGAATGACGGCCGTAGAGGCCGCTTTGGTTAATCTCCGTCTATCCAGCCTTGCCGAGAATCAAGGCAAGGTTATTGATGCCGTCCTGGTTGAAAGACAGGCTCCCATCTCTCATCAGGGCGTGACCGCTTCAATCATAAGTCATATAGGGGCAGAATTACGCTATTTCGTTGTGTAA
- a CDS encoding MotA/TolQ/ExbB proton channel family protein: MLADKLHHQLLQWKAQLDSKMVILTATAAVAPLLGLLGTVSGMIHTFEMMNLFGNQDQTMLAGGISEALVTNELGLVVAVPVLLIHAYINRRRRGKTAGD; encoded by the coding sequence GTGCTGGCTGATAAGTTGCACCACCAATTGCTGCAGTGGAAGGCACAGCTGGACAGTAAAATGGTGATACTGACGGCTACGGCAGCGGTTGCGCCGCTGCTGGGACTGTTGGGTACGGTCAGTGGCATGATTCACACGTTTGAGATGATGAACCTGTTTGGTAACCAGGATCAGACTATGTTGGCGGGGGGAATCTCCGAGGCGCTGGTAACCAACGAACTGGGCCTGGTGGTGGCGGTGCCGGTCCTGCTGATACATGCCTATATCAATCGCCGTCGCCGAGGTAAAACTGCAGGTGACTGA
- a CDS encoding IS66 family transposase: MIPELPATMSAEILLKENAELRMRVACLEERCRELEEKVGKNSQNSSKPPSSDGYQKPCKNSNSPDHSDDLSADKGTDPSDEKPNPKSLRQSSGNKAGGKKGHQGTCLKQVDIPDYIEYLPVKECNKCQASLLDSEPVKYIERQVFEPGRPGEFEVTAHRAEVKICTCGCRNQAEFPEGVTAAAQYGSATQAMAVYLNQYHFLPFKRVSEYFNTLYKMSVSAGTVANFVARTYENLASTEEVIRDALRESSVAGADETGMRAEGSLHWLHVMRDEQWTLYYLSEKRGREAMDTMGILLTFAGVLVHDHWKSYFAYAATHVLCNAHHLRELLGVVDRDSNQLALRLMKLLRLSWHYCKGFKTIGMLQMPSVVCERIEKIYDRLLQRALMKEVVYMEKQREELKRKKVKNTKAYNLFKRLTEFKAETLRFMSDFTIPFDNNGSERDVRMAKLKQKISGCFRSADGGSMFARIRSYLSSARKQGMDIYQSLHRAVRNYCNMPLLSAE; encoded by the coding sequence ATGATTCCAGAACTACCCGCAACTATGTCGGCTGAGATTCTCTTGAAAGAGAATGCAGAGCTGCGGATGAGAGTTGCCTGTCTGGAAGAGCGATGTCGAGAATTGGAAGAAAAGGTTGGCAAGAACAGTCAAAACAGCAGCAAGCCGCCATCGTCTGATGGTTATCAAAAACCTTGTAAAAACAGTAATTCTCCAGATCATTCTGACGACCTTTCCGCAGATAAAGGTACCGATCCATCGGATGAAAAACCCAATCCTAAAAGTCTGAGACAGTCTTCTGGTAATAAAGCCGGTGGAAAGAAAGGGCATCAGGGCACTTGTCTTAAACAGGTCGATATCCCTGACTATATTGAGTACCTTCCGGTTAAAGAATGCAATAAATGTCAGGCGTCTCTTCTTGATAGTGAGCCGGTCAAATATATTGAACGACAGGTGTTTGAACCAGGGAGACCGGGTGAATTTGAAGTAACGGCCCATAGAGCTGAAGTAAAAATCTGCACTTGTGGTTGTCGGAATCAGGCTGAATTCCCGGAAGGTGTTACCGCTGCCGCACAATATGGCTCAGCCACACAGGCTATGGCCGTCTATCTTAACCAATACCATTTCCTGCCTTTTAAGCGCGTGTCAGAGTATTTTAATACTCTCTATAAAATGAGTGTAAGTGCAGGCACTGTCGCCAATTTTGTGGCCAGAACCTATGAAAATCTGGCTTCTACTGAAGAGGTTATTCGTGACGCCTTGCGGGAATCGTCTGTTGCCGGAGCCGATGAAACGGGTATGCGGGCCGAGGGCTCTTTGCACTGGCTACACGTTATGCGGGATGAACAATGGACGCTCTACTACTTGTCTGAAAAGCGAGGTCGTGAGGCCATGGACACGATGGGCATACTGCTAACATTTGCAGGCGTTCTGGTTCATGATCATTGGAAATCCTATTTTGCATATGCGGCAACTCACGTACTTTGCAATGCCCATCACCTGAGGGAGCTTTTGGGTGTTGTTGATAGGGACAGCAATCAACTGGCGTTGCGATTGATGAAGCTACTGAGGCTTTCCTGGCATTACTGCAAGGGCTTTAAGACCATAGGTATGCTACAGATGCCAAGTGTTGTCTGTGAACGAATCGAGAAGATTTATGACCGGTTGCTTCAGCGGGCTCTAATGAAAGAAGTCGTCTATATGGAGAAGCAACGAGAGGAGCTTAAGCGCAAGAAAGTCAAGAATACTAAAGCTTACAATCTCTTCAAACGACTCACTGAGTTCAAGGCTGAGACACTGCGCTTCATGTCAGATTTTACCATTCCCTTCGATAACAATGGCAGTGAGCGGGATGTTCGAATGGCCAAGTTAAAGCAGAAAATCTCAGGCTGCTTCAGGAGTGCAGACGGTGGTTCTATGTTTGCACGGATTCGCAGCTATTTGTCGTCTGCCAGAAAACAGGGAATGGACATATATCAATCACTTCATAGAGCTGTTCGGAATTACTGTAATATGCCTTTGCTCAGTGCTGAATAG